In Onychostoma macrolepis isolate SWU-2019 chromosome 12, ASM1243209v1, whole genome shotgun sequence, a single window of DNA contains:
- the ccdc57 gene encoding coiled-coil domain-containing protein 57 isoform X3, with product MQEAVDLEAQLACKEREWKELQALRIQQLETALNEATSELSTQRERFLRLRDDFKYNLRVLEERDKELERYDALAARAQTEESARREEVSELRIEIAKLQDALEEQQRAKEDIEVQYQKRGVEHRVKLEKVQNMMESELQKLREENETLRRDLQWRIRESDGELALQKQEMMADFDSEMRKREHEFHLKLDEMNSVVLSHELKEKLLSKELEVHAKAHSQATEALQTSEELYQQAQKEIQRKRWDLKNTTAMKDSRIKELEDKQKIMENNYKKEQETYNRKHAELERRSREKEDALCLIREAHSRELQEERRKTSELQAQLNRMILEQERREKSYTDDLHHREQQIQELRTQLETTRSGWDTYITQVSKENVAKDTELLSAGEKEAKVRAELERCKEDIERYKQQVSSGLQREQALEQKSVQLELDWERRCEEVRSEHYLRSEELIQSLTQARDQITAELREKERELQETVTVLRSVTGERDQALRGTKSALTGIQASAVDSSSFPSEEIRRLQQQNNTLRAVVAEMRKEMENLSQQMPIAQSQTTNPQPSTAGTTDYSQALEKEIQELKAKSRDLEERLEESSKIVNTASIPALTFPVSPDNAYLQNHIRSLNEAIGGLRVEKVASAATLKKQEVRLAHLESSVEQLTQQCHSKHMENESLRLELANHKRAAAAEEARLKQRVAATELELNEVRREAEEYQKGSLLHNLETVALGNQVSALKVDLASRREPIVLNQSEMVKQLQEENLSMRQQLLLLQSSARGGAVGDVATLQSKLKQAARLISSLSRDKRQLIEMGNRLRAQLIEAGLEVPRHLKITLKPNDPEHSLVEKEASQSEHGVHPKSRLSTLEQLQYQLTTQELQYAQRDQNKKMAIIVCPQFSESESSDKRRTANPWDPPIRVQSVGSKENTPPQNQSEAPVRLPGSSHFLLSSIGTDDSLQNVWKMLDRGLSSSAFSTSDSEDKSRAATANRGHPDINQPPAPLVSVEGTKASLQEKKKQNQTTFAPAKKTRPAGNKSKIRNYNIKD from the exons ATGCAGGAAGCTGTGGACCTGGAGGCCCAGCTGGCTTGTAAAGAAAGAGAATGGAAAGAACTTCAGGCTTTGCGGATTCAACAACTGGAGACTGCTTTAAATGAAGCCACATCAGAGCTGTCCACCCAGAGAGAGCGTTTCCTTCGCTTACGGGATGACTTCAAGTATAATCTACGTGTGTTGGAAGAGAGGGACAAAGAGCTGGAGCGTTATGATGCCTTGGCAGCCCGCGCTCAGACGGAAGAGAGTGCCAGGCGGGAAGAGGTCAGTGAGCTGAGGATTGAGATAGCGAAACTTCAGGATGCCCTGGAGGAGCAGCAGAGGGCCAAGGAGGACATAGAAGTGCAATATCAGAAGAGGGGAGTCGAGCATAGAGTCAAACTGGAAAAAGTCCAGAA CATGATGGAAAGTGAGCTTCAGAAACTCAGGGAGGAAAATGAAACACTTAGACGGGATCTCCAGTGGCGAATAAGAGAATCTGATGGTGAGCTGGCGCTACAGAAACAG GAAATGATGGCAGATTTTGACAGTGAGATGAGGAAGCGGGAGCATGAATTCCATTTGAAGCTGGATGAAATGAACAGCGTGGTTCTCTCACATGAGCTCAAA GAAAAGCTATTGAGCAAAGAGCTGGAGGTCCACGCCAAAGCTCACAGTCAGGCCACCGAGGCCCTGCAGACCTCTGAAGAACTTTACCAGCAGGCTCAAAAAGAGATCCAGCGCAAACGCTGGGACCTAAAGAACACCACTGCAATGAAAGACTCCAG GATAAAAGAGCTTgaagacaaacaaaaaataatggaGAACAATTATAAAAAAGAGCAAGAAACCTACAACAGGAA ACACGCAGAGCTGGAACGAAGGTCTCGGGAGAAAGAGGATGCGTTGTGTCTCATAAGAGAGGCTCATTCCAGGGAGCTCCAAGAGGAGAGAAGGAAAACCTCAGAATTGCAGGCCCAACTGAACAGGATGATTCTGGAGCAGGAGAGGAGAGAAAAGAGCTATACGGATGATCTTCATCACAGAGAACAGCAGATACAAGA GCTCAGAACGCAGCTGGAAACAACCCGATCTGGCTGGGATACTTACATCACGCAGGTCTCCAAAGAAAATGTTGCCAAGGATACAGAGCTGCTTTCTGCAGGGGAAAAAGAAGCTAAAGTGAGAGCAGAGCTGGAAAGGTGTAAAGAGGATATAGAAAG GTATAAGCAGCAGGTGTCAAGTGGTCTGCAGAGGGAGCAGGCATTGGAGCAGAAGAGTGTTCAGCTGGAGTTGGACTGGGAGCGGCGTTGTGAGGAGGTGCGTTCTGAGCACTACCTGAGAAGCGAGGAGCTCATCCAAAGCCTTACACAGGCCAGAGACCAG ATAACTGCTGAGCTGAGAGAGAAGGAACGAGAATTACAGGAGACGGTGACAGTGCTGAGAAGTGTCACTGGAGAGCGAGATCAGGCGCTACGTGGAACCAAATCAGCACTAACAGGAATTCAG GCATCTGCAGTAGACAGCAGCAGTTTCCCATCAGAAGAGATCAGGAGACTCCAGCAGCAGAACAACACTCTTAGAGCAGTTGTGGCTGAAATGAGGAAAGAGATGGAGAACCTGAGCCAGCAGATGCCTATAGCTCAGAGTCAGACCACAAATCCACAACCCAGCACTGCAG GAACTACAGACTACAGTCAGGCTCTGGAGAAAGAGATCCAGGAGCTAAAGGCCAAATCTCGTGATCTGGAGGAGCGGTTAGAGGAATCTTCCAAGATAGTCAATACTGCCAGCATTCCTGCCCTTACGTTCCCTGTTTCACCTGACAATGCTTACCTTCAAAACCACATTAGATCACTTAATGAGGCAATAG GTGGGCTGCGAGTGGAGAAAGTAGCCAGTGCTGCTACTCTAAAGAAGCAGGAAGTGAGGCTGGCTCATTTGGAGTCTTCTGTGGAACAGCTTACCCAGCAG TGTCACTCAAAACACATGGAGAATGAGAGCTTACGCCTGGAGCTGGCCAATCACAAGAGGGCAGCAGCAGCTGAAGAAGCGAGGCTTAAGCAAAGAGTGGCAGCTACTGAGCTGGAGTTAAATGAAGTGAGACGGGAGGCAGAAGAGTACCAAAAAGGCAGTTTGCTCCACAACCTAGAGACTGTTGCACTTGGCAACCAG GTGTCAGCACTGAAGGTTGACCTTGCAAGCAGGAGAGAGCCCATTGTCCTTAACCAG AGTGAGATGGTAAAGCAGCTTCAGGAGGAGAACTTGTCCATGAGACAgcaactgctgctgctgcagagtTCAGCCAGAGGGGGCGCCGTGGGTGATGTTGCTACTCTTCAGTCAAAGCTCAAACAGGCTGCACGCTTGATCTCCAGCCTCAGTCGGGATAAACGGCAACTCATTGAAATGGGCAACAGGCTCAGGGCACAGCTGATAGAAGCAGGACTGGAGG ttccACGGCACTTAAAGATCACTCTCAAACCAAATGATCCAGAGCACAGTCTGGTGGAAAAAGAAGCCTCTCAATCCGAGCATGGGGTGCACCCAAAGAGTCGCTTATCTACCCTGGAACAGTTACAGTATCAGCTAACCACTCAG GAGCTACAATATGCACAAAGAGATCAAAATAAGAAAATGGCTATTATAGTCTGTCCTCAATTCTCTGAGAGTGAGAGTTCAGACAAACGCAGAACCGCTAACCCATGGGATCCTCCAATCAGAGTCCAG TCTGTGGGCAGTAAAGAAAACACTCCTCCACAGAACCAATCTGAAGCTCCGGTACGACTGCCTGGGTCATCGCACTTTCTGTTGTCATCCATAGGCACCGATGATTCCCTACAGAATGTGTGGAAGATGTTGGATCGAGGTTTGAGTTCCTCTGCGTTTTCTACAAGTGACAGTGAGGACAAAA GTAGAGCGGCTACAGCAAACAGAGGACACCCAGATATTAATCAGCCTCCTGCTCCACTGGTCAGTGTGGAGGGCACAAAAGCCTCACTCCAggaaaagaagaaacaaaatcaGACAACATTTGCACCTGCTAAAAAGACACGTCCTGCTGGGAATAAGAGCAAGATTCGGAATTACAACATCAAAGACTGA
- the ccdc57 gene encoding coiled-coil domain-containing protein 57 isoform X4 produces the protein MKEAVDLEAQLACKEREWKELQALRIQQLETALNEATSELSTQRERFLRLRDDFKYNLRVLEERDKELERYDALAARAQTEESARREEVSELRIEIAKLQDALEEQQRAKEDIEVQYQKRGVEHRVKLEKVQNMMESELQKLREENETLRRDLQWRIRESDGELALQKQEMMADFDSEMRKREHEFHLKLDEMNSVVLSHELKEKLLSKELEVHAKAHSQATEALQTSEELYQQAQKEIQRKRWDLKNTTAMKDSRIKELEDKQKIMENNYKKEQETYNRKHAELERRSREKEDALCLIREAHSRELQEERRKTSELQAQLNRMILEQERREKSYTDDLHHREQQIQELRTQLETTRSGWDTYITQVSKENVAKDTELLSAGEKEAKVRAELERCKEDIERYKQQVSSGLQREQALEQKSVQLELDWERRCEEVRSEHYLRSEELIQSLTQARDQITAELREKERELQETVTVLRSVTGERDQALRGTKSALTGIQASAVDSSSFPSEEIRRLQQQNNTLRAVVAEMRKEMENLSQQMPIAQSQTTNPQPSTAGTTDYSQALEKEIQELKAKSRDLEERLEESSKIVNTASIPALTFPVSPDNAYLQNHIRSLNEAIGGLRVEKVASAATLKKQEVRLAHLESSVEQLTQQCHSKHMENESLRLELANHKRAAAAEEARLKQRVAATELELNEVRREAEEYQKGSLLHNLETVALGNQVSALKVDLASRREPIVLNQSEMVKQLQEENLSMRQQLLLLQSSARGGAVGDVATLQSKLKQAARLISSLSRDKRQLIEMGNRLRAQLIEAGLEVPRHLKITLKPNDPEHSLVEKEASQSEHGVHPKSRLSTLEQLQYQLTTQELQYAQRDQNKKMAIIVCPQFSESESSDKRRTANPWDPPIRVQSVGSKENTPPQNQSEAPVRLPGSSHFLLSSIGTDDSLQNVWKMLDRGLSSSAFSTSDSEDKSRAATANRGHPDINQPPAPLVSVEGTKASLQEKKKQNQTTFAPAKKTRPAGNKSKIRNYNIKD, from the exons atgaag GAAGCTGTGGACCTGGAGGCCCAGCTGGCTTGTAAAGAAAGAGAATGGAAAGAACTTCAGGCTTTGCGGATTCAACAACTGGAGACTGCTTTAAATGAAGCCACATCAGAGCTGTCCACCCAGAGAGAGCGTTTCCTTCGCTTACGGGATGACTTCAAGTATAATCTACGTGTGTTGGAAGAGAGGGACAAAGAGCTGGAGCGTTATGATGCCTTGGCAGCCCGCGCTCAGACGGAAGAGAGTGCCAGGCGGGAAGAGGTCAGTGAGCTGAGGATTGAGATAGCGAAACTTCAGGATGCCCTGGAGGAGCAGCAGAGGGCCAAGGAGGACATAGAAGTGCAATATCAGAAGAGGGGAGTCGAGCATAGAGTCAAACTGGAAAAAGTCCAGAA CATGATGGAAAGTGAGCTTCAGAAACTCAGGGAGGAAAATGAAACACTTAGACGGGATCTCCAGTGGCGAATAAGAGAATCTGATGGTGAGCTGGCGCTACAGAAACAG GAAATGATGGCAGATTTTGACAGTGAGATGAGGAAGCGGGAGCATGAATTCCATTTGAAGCTGGATGAAATGAACAGCGTGGTTCTCTCACATGAGCTCAAA GAAAAGCTATTGAGCAAAGAGCTGGAGGTCCACGCCAAAGCTCACAGTCAGGCCACCGAGGCCCTGCAGACCTCTGAAGAACTTTACCAGCAGGCTCAAAAAGAGATCCAGCGCAAACGCTGGGACCTAAAGAACACCACTGCAATGAAAGACTCCAG GATAAAAGAGCTTgaagacaaacaaaaaataatggaGAACAATTATAAAAAAGAGCAAGAAACCTACAACAGGAA ACACGCAGAGCTGGAACGAAGGTCTCGGGAGAAAGAGGATGCGTTGTGTCTCATAAGAGAGGCTCATTCCAGGGAGCTCCAAGAGGAGAGAAGGAAAACCTCAGAATTGCAGGCCCAACTGAACAGGATGATTCTGGAGCAGGAGAGGAGAGAAAAGAGCTATACGGATGATCTTCATCACAGAGAACAGCAGATACAAGA GCTCAGAACGCAGCTGGAAACAACCCGATCTGGCTGGGATACTTACATCACGCAGGTCTCCAAAGAAAATGTTGCCAAGGATACAGAGCTGCTTTCTGCAGGGGAAAAAGAAGCTAAAGTGAGAGCAGAGCTGGAAAGGTGTAAAGAGGATATAGAAAG GTATAAGCAGCAGGTGTCAAGTGGTCTGCAGAGGGAGCAGGCATTGGAGCAGAAGAGTGTTCAGCTGGAGTTGGACTGGGAGCGGCGTTGTGAGGAGGTGCGTTCTGAGCACTACCTGAGAAGCGAGGAGCTCATCCAAAGCCTTACACAGGCCAGAGACCAG ATAACTGCTGAGCTGAGAGAGAAGGAACGAGAATTACAGGAGACGGTGACAGTGCTGAGAAGTGTCACTGGAGAGCGAGATCAGGCGCTACGTGGAACCAAATCAGCACTAACAGGAATTCAG GCATCTGCAGTAGACAGCAGCAGTTTCCCATCAGAAGAGATCAGGAGACTCCAGCAGCAGAACAACACTCTTAGAGCAGTTGTGGCTGAAATGAGGAAAGAGATGGAGAACCTGAGCCAGCAGATGCCTATAGCTCAGAGTCAGACCACAAATCCACAACCCAGCACTGCAG GAACTACAGACTACAGTCAGGCTCTGGAGAAAGAGATCCAGGAGCTAAAGGCCAAATCTCGTGATCTGGAGGAGCGGTTAGAGGAATCTTCCAAGATAGTCAATACTGCCAGCATTCCTGCCCTTACGTTCCCTGTTTCACCTGACAATGCTTACCTTCAAAACCACATTAGATCACTTAATGAGGCAATAG GTGGGCTGCGAGTGGAGAAAGTAGCCAGTGCTGCTACTCTAAAGAAGCAGGAAGTGAGGCTGGCTCATTTGGAGTCTTCTGTGGAACAGCTTACCCAGCAG TGTCACTCAAAACACATGGAGAATGAGAGCTTACGCCTGGAGCTGGCCAATCACAAGAGGGCAGCAGCAGCTGAAGAAGCGAGGCTTAAGCAAAGAGTGGCAGCTACTGAGCTGGAGTTAAATGAAGTGAGACGGGAGGCAGAAGAGTACCAAAAAGGCAGTTTGCTCCACAACCTAGAGACTGTTGCACTTGGCAACCAG GTGTCAGCACTGAAGGTTGACCTTGCAAGCAGGAGAGAGCCCATTGTCCTTAACCAG AGTGAGATGGTAAAGCAGCTTCAGGAGGAGAACTTGTCCATGAGACAgcaactgctgctgctgcagagtTCAGCCAGAGGGGGCGCCGTGGGTGATGTTGCTACTCTTCAGTCAAAGCTCAAACAGGCTGCACGCTTGATCTCCAGCCTCAGTCGGGATAAACGGCAACTCATTGAAATGGGCAACAGGCTCAGGGCACAGCTGATAGAAGCAGGACTGGAGG ttccACGGCACTTAAAGATCACTCTCAAACCAAATGATCCAGAGCACAGTCTGGTGGAAAAAGAAGCCTCTCAATCCGAGCATGGGGTGCACCCAAAGAGTCGCTTATCTACCCTGGAACAGTTACAGTATCAGCTAACCACTCAG GAGCTACAATATGCACAAAGAGATCAAAATAAGAAAATGGCTATTATAGTCTGTCCTCAATTCTCTGAGAGTGAGAGTTCAGACAAACGCAGAACCGCTAACCCATGGGATCCTCCAATCAGAGTCCAG TCTGTGGGCAGTAAAGAAAACACTCCTCCACAGAACCAATCTGAAGCTCCGGTACGACTGCCTGGGTCATCGCACTTTCTGTTGTCATCCATAGGCACCGATGATTCCCTACAGAATGTGTGGAAGATGTTGGATCGAGGTTTGAGTTCCTCTGCGTTTTCTACAAGTGACAGTGAGGACAAAA GTAGAGCGGCTACAGCAAACAGAGGACACCCAGATATTAATCAGCCTCCTGCTCCACTGGTCAGTGTGGAGGGCACAAAAGCCTCACTCCAggaaaagaagaaacaaaatcaGACAACATTTGCACCTGCTAAAAAGACACGTCCTGCTGGGAATAAGAGCAAGATTCGGAATTACAACATCAAAGACTGA
- the ccdc57 gene encoding coiled-coil domain-containing protein 57 isoform X1, producing MGPAHDCGADLTEAVDLEAQLACKEREWKELQALRIQQLETALNEATSELSTQRERFLRLRDDFKYNLRVLEERDKELERYDALAARAQTEESARREEVSELRIEIAKLQDALEEQQRAKEDIEVQYQKRGVEHRVKLEKVQNMMESELQKLREENETLRRDLQWRIRESDGELALQKQEMMADFDSEMRKREHEFHLKLDEMNSVVLSHELKEKLLSKELEVHAKAHSQATEALQTSEELYQQAQKEIQRKRWDLKNTTAMKDSRIKELEDKQKIMENNYKKEQETYNRKHAELERRSREKEDALCLIREAHSRELQEERRKTSELQAQLNRMILEQERREKSYTDDLHHREQQIQELRTQLETTRSGWDTYITQVSKENVAKDTELLSAGEKEAKVRAELERCKEDIERYKQQVSSGLQREQALEQKSVQLELDWERRCEEVRSEHYLRSEELIQSLTQARDQITAELREKERELQETVTVLRSVTGERDQALRGTKSALTGIQASAVDSSSFPSEEIRRLQQQNNTLRAVVAEMRKEMENLSQQMPIAQSQTTNPQPSTAGTTDYSQALEKEIQELKAKSRDLEERLEESSKIVNTASIPALTFPVSPDNAYLQNHIRSLNEAIGGLRVEKVASAATLKKQEVRLAHLESSVEQLTQQCHSKHMENESLRLELANHKRAAAAEEARLKQRVAATELELNEVRREAEEYQKGSLLHNLETVALGNQVSALKVDLASRREPIVLNQSEMVKQLQEENLSMRQQLLLLQSSARGGAVGDVATLQSKLKQAARLISSLSRDKRQLIEMGNRLRAQLIEAGLEVPRHLKITLKPNDPEHSLVEKEASQSEHGVHPKSRLSTLEQLQYQLTTQELQYAQRDQNKKMAIIVCPQFSESESSDKRRTANPWDPPIRVQSVGSKENTPPQNQSEAPVRLPGSSHFLLSSIGTDDSLQNVWKMLDRGLSSSAFSTSDSEDKSRAATANRGHPDINQPPAPLVSVEGTKASLQEKKKQNQTTFAPAKKTRPAGNKSKIRNYNIKD from the exons ATGGGACCCGCTCATGACTGTGGTGCTGATCTGACT GAAGCTGTGGACCTGGAGGCCCAGCTGGCTTGTAAAGAAAGAGAATGGAAAGAACTTCAGGCTTTGCGGATTCAACAACTGGAGACTGCTTTAAATGAAGCCACATCAGAGCTGTCCACCCAGAGAGAGCGTTTCCTTCGCTTACGGGATGACTTCAAGTATAATCTACGTGTGTTGGAAGAGAGGGACAAAGAGCTGGAGCGTTATGATGCCTTGGCAGCCCGCGCTCAGACGGAAGAGAGTGCCAGGCGGGAAGAGGTCAGTGAGCTGAGGATTGAGATAGCGAAACTTCAGGATGCCCTGGAGGAGCAGCAGAGGGCCAAGGAGGACATAGAAGTGCAATATCAGAAGAGGGGAGTCGAGCATAGAGTCAAACTGGAAAAAGTCCAGAA CATGATGGAAAGTGAGCTTCAGAAACTCAGGGAGGAAAATGAAACACTTAGACGGGATCTCCAGTGGCGAATAAGAGAATCTGATGGTGAGCTGGCGCTACAGAAACAG GAAATGATGGCAGATTTTGACAGTGAGATGAGGAAGCGGGAGCATGAATTCCATTTGAAGCTGGATGAAATGAACAGCGTGGTTCTCTCACATGAGCTCAAA GAAAAGCTATTGAGCAAAGAGCTGGAGGTCCACGCCAAAGCTCACAGTCAGGCCACCGAGGCCCTGCAGACCTCTGAAGAACTTTACCAGCAGGCTCAAAAAGAGATCCAGCGCAAACGCTGGGACCTAAAGAACACCACTGCAATGAAAGACTCCAG GATAAAAGAGCTTgaagacaaacaaaaaataatggaGAACAATTATAAAAAAGAGCAAGAAACCTACAACAGGAA ACACGCAGAGCTGGAACGAAGGTCTCGGGAGAAAGAGGATGCGTTGTGTCTCATAAGAGAGGCTCATTCCAGGGAGCTCCAAGAGGAGAGAAGGAAAACCTCAGAATTGCAGGCCCAACTGAACAGGATGATTCTGGAGCAGGAGAGGAGAGAAAAGAGCTATACGGATGATCTTCATCACAGAGAACAGCAGATACAAGA GCTCAGAACGCAGCTGGAAACAACCCGATCTGGCTGGGATACTTACATCACGCAGGTCTCCAAAGAAAATGTTGCCAAGGATACAGAGCTGCTTTCTGCAGGGGAAAAAGAAGCTAAAGTGAGAGCAGAGCTGGAAAGGTGTAAAGAGGATATAGAAAG GTATAAGCAGCAGGTGTCAAGTGGTCTGCAGAGGGAGCAGGCATTGGAGCAGAAGAGTGTTCAGCTGGAGTTGGACTGGGAGCGGCGTTGTGAGGAGGTGCGTTCTGAGCACTACCTGAGAAGCGAGGAGCTCATCCAAAGCCTTACACAGGCCAGAGACCAG ATAACTGCTGAGCTGAGAGAGAAGGAACGAGAATTACAGGAGACGGTGACAGTGCTGAGAAGTGTCACTGGAGAGCGAGATCAGGCGCTACGTGGAACCAAATCAGCACTAACAGGAATTCAG GCATCTGCAGTAGACAGCAGCAGTTTCCCATCAGAAGAGATCAGGAGACTCCAGCAGCAGAACAACACTCTTAGAGCAGTTGTGGCTGAAATGAGGAAAGAGATGGAGAACCTGAGCCAGCAGATGCCTATAGCTCAGAGTCAGACCACAAATCCACAACCCAGCACTGCAG GAACTACAGACTACAGTCAGGCTCTGGAGAAAGAGATCCAGGAGCTAAAGGCCAAATCTCGTGATCTGGAGGAGCGGTTAGAGGAATCTTCCAAGATAGTCAATACTGCCAGCATTCCTGCCCTTACGTTCCCTGTTTCACCTGACAATGCTTACCTTCAAAACCACATTAGATCACTTAATGAGGCAATAG GTGGGCTGCGAGTGGAGAAAGTAGCCAGTGCTGCTACTCTAAAGAAGCAGGAAGTGAGGCTGGCTCATTTGGAGTCTTCTGTGGAACAGCTTACCCAGCAG TGTCACTCAAAACACATGGAGAATGAGAGCTTACGCCTGGAGCTGGCCAATCACAAGAGGGCAGCAGCAGCTGAAGAAGCGAGGCTTAAGCAAAGAGTGGCAGCTACTGAGCTGGAGTTAAATGAAGTGAGACGGGAGGCAGAAGAGTACCAAAAAGGCAGTTTGCTCCACAACCTAGAGACTGTTGCACTTGGCAACCAG GTGTCAGCACTGAAGGTTGACCTTGCAAGCAGGAGAGAGCCCATTGTCCTTAACCAG AGTGAGATGGTAAAGCAGCTTCAGGAGGAGAACTTGTCCATGAGACAgcaactgctgctgctgcagagtTCAGCCAGAGGGGGCGCCGTGGGTGATGTTGCTACTCTTCAGTCAAAGCTCAAACAGGCTGCACGCTTGATCTCCAGCCTCAGTCGGGATAAACGGCAACTCATTGAAATGGGCAACAGGCTCAGGGCACAGCTGATAGAAGCAGGACTGGAGG ttccACGGCACTTAAAGATCACTCTCAAACCAAATGATCCAGAGCACAGTCTGGTGGAAAAAGAAGCCTCTCAATCCGAGCATGGGGTGCACCCAAAGAGTCGCTTATCTACCCTGGAACAGTTACAGTATCAGCTAACCACTCAG GAGCTACAATATGCACAAAGAGATCAAAATAAGAAAATGGCTATTATAGTCTGTCCTCAATTCTCTGAGAGTGAGAGTTCAGACAAACGCAGAACCGCTAACCCATGGGATCCTCCAATCAGAGTCCAG TCTGTGGGCAGTAAAGAAAACACTCCTCCACAGAACCAATCTGAAGCTCCGGTACGACTGCCTGGGTCATCGCACTTTCTGTTGTCATCCATAGGCACCGATGATTCCCTACAGAATGTGTGGAAGATGTTGGATCGAGGTTTGAGTTCCTCTGCGTTTTCTACAAGTGACAGTGAGGACAAAA GTAGAGCGGCTACAGCAAACAGAGGACACCCAGATATTAATCAGCCTCCTGCTCCACTGGTCAGTGTGGAGGGCACAAAAGCCTCACTCCAggaaaagaagaaacaaaatcaGACAACATTTGCACCTGCTAAAAAGACACGTCCTGCTGGGAATAAGAGCAAGATTCGGAATTACAACATCAAAGACTGA